One Felis catus isolate Fca126 chromosome D3, F.catus_Fca126_mat1.0, whole genome shotgun sequence DNA segment encodes these proteins:
- the ANKRD13A gene encoding ankyrin repeat domain-containing protein 13A isoform X2 gives MSSTRDNSGHFPLHLLVWNNDYRQLEKELRGQNVEALDPRGRTLLHLAVSLGHLESARVLLRHKADVTKENREGWTVLHEAVSTGDPEMVCAVLQHRDYHNTSMALEGVPELLQKILEAPDFYVQMKWEFTSWVPLVSRICPNDVCRIWKSGAKLRVDITLLGFENMSWIRGRRSFIFKGEDNRAELMEVNHDDRVVTTEHFDLSQEMERLTLDLMKPKSREVERRLTSPVINTSLDTKNIAFERTKSGFWGWRTDKAEVVNGYEAKVYTVNNVSVITKIRTEHLTEEEKKRYKADRNPLESLLGTVEHQFGAQGDLTTECATANNPTAITPDEYFNEEFDLKDRDIGRPKELTIRTQKFKAMLWMCEDFPLSLVEQVVPIIDLMARTSAHFARLRDFIKLEFPPGFPVKIEIPLFHVLNARITFGNVNGCSTAEETGSQNVEGTQVDSASQVTNFEVDQSVFEIPESYHVQDNGRNVHLQDEDYEIMQFAIQQSLLESSRSQELSGPASNGGINQTHAYDAQYERAIQESLLTSTEGLCPGAMSETSRFDSDLQLAMELSAKELEERELRLREEEAELQQVLQLSLTDK, from the exons ATGTCCTCGACCCGCGACAACAGCGGTCACTTCCCCTTGCACCTCCTGGTCTGGAACAACGACTACCGGCAGCTGGAGAAGGAGCTGCGGGGCCAg AATGTGGAGGCTCTGGATCCACGAGGTCGAACCTTACTGCACCTTGCTGTTTCTCTGGGACATTTGGAATCTGCTAGAGTCTTGCTCCGACATAAAGCAGATGTTACAAAAGAAAATCGTGAGGGATGGACAG TTTTACATGAGGCTGTGAGCACTGGTGACCCCGAGATGGTGTGCGCCGTTCTGCAGCACCGGGACTACCACAACACGTCCATGGCCCTGGAAGGGGTGCCTGAGCTGCTCCAGAAGATTCTCGAG GCTCCGGATTTCTATGTGCAGATGAAATGGGAATTCACCAGCTGGG TGCCCTTGGTTTCCAGAATATGCCCGAATGATGTCTGTCGCATTTGGAAAAGTGGTGCCAAACTGCGTGTGGATATCACGTTGCTGGGATTTGAGAACATGAGCTGGATAAGAGGGAGGCGCAGTTTTATATTTAAGGGAGAAG ACAACCGGGCGGAGCTGATGGAAGTCAACCATGATGACAGGGTGGTCACCACCGAGCACTTTGACCTGTCCCAAGAAATGGAGCGCCTCACCCTGGACTTGATGAAGCCAAAAAGTAGGGAAGTTGAGAGACGGCTCACGAGCCCAGTCATTAACACCAGCCTCGATACTAAAAATATTGCTTTTGAAAG AACTAAATCCGGATTCTGGGGCTGGAGGACAGATAAAGCAGAAGTTGTTAATGGTTACGAAGCAAAG GTTTACACAGTAAACAATGTGAGTGTGATAACCAAAATCCGGACGGAACACCTGAccgaggaagaaaaaaagagatacaaag CGGACAGGAACCCCCTGGAGTCTTTGCTGGGAACCGTGGAACACCAGTTTGGTGCTCAAGGG GACCTCACCACAGAGTGTGCCACCGCCAACAACCCCACGGCCATCACGCCGGATGAATACTTTAATGAAGAGTTTGATCTGAAAGACCGGGACATCGGAAGGCCAAAGGAGCTCACGATAAGAACGCAAAA GTTTAAAGCGATGCTGTGGATGTGCGAGGACTTTCCGTTGTCCCTCGTGGAGCAGGTCGTCCCCATCATTGACCTCATGGCCCGAACCAGCGCTCACTTTGCGCGGCTCAGAGATTTCATCAAGCTCGAGTTCCCACCTGGATTTCCTGTCAAGATAG aaattcctttgtttcatgtCTTAAATGCACGGATTACATTTGGAAACGTTAATGGCTGTAGCACTGCTGAAGAAACTGGATCTCAGAATGTGGAGGGGACCCAGGTGGATTCAG CTTCCCAGGTCACAAACTTTGAGGTTGATCAGTCTGTTTTTGAAATCCCGGAATCTTATCACGTTCAAGACAATGGCAGAAATGTGCATTTACAAGACGAAGATTACGAGATAATGCAGTTTGCCATCCAGCAGAGTTTACTGGAGTCCAGCAGGAGCCAG GAACTTTCAGGACCAGCTTCGAATGGAGGGATCAACCAGACACATGCCTATGACGCCCAGTATGAGAG GGCCATCCAGGAGAGCCTCCTCACCAGCACGGAAGGCCTGTGCCCTGGTGCTATGAGCGAGACAAGCCGTTTTGACAGCGACTTGCAGCTGGCCATGGAGCTCTCTGCCAAAGAGCTGGAGGAGCGGGAGCTCCGGCTgcgggaggaggaggcggagctCCAGCAGGTCTTACAGCTGTCTCTGACTGACAAATAG
- the ANKRD13A gene encoding ankyrin repeat domain-containing protein 13A isoform X1, giving the protein MSSTRDNSGHFPLHLLVWNNDYRQLEKELRGQNVEALDPRGRTLLHLAVSLGHLESARVLLRHKADVTKENREGWTVLHEAVSTGDPEMVCAVLQHRDYHNTSMALEGVPELLQKILEAPDFYVQMKWEFTSWVPLVSRICPNDVCRIWKSGAKLRVDITLLGFENMSWIRGRRSFIFKGEDNRAELMEVNHDDRVVTTEHFDLSQEMERLTLDLMKPKSREVERRLTSPVINTSLDTKNIAFERTKSGFWGWRTDKAEVVNGYEAKVYTVNNVSVITKIRTEHLTEEEKKRYKADRNPLESLLGTVEHQFGAQGDLTTECATANNPTAITPDEYFNEEFDLKDRDIGRPKELTIRTQKFKAMLWMCEDFPLSLVEQVVPIIDLMARTSAHFARLRDFIKLEFPPGFPVKIEIPLFHVLNARITFGNVNGCSTAEETGSQNVEGTQVDSASQVTNFEVDQSVFEIPESYHVQDNGRNVHLQDEDYEIMQFAIQQSLLESSRSQVSLSPGLLAQHQSFHPDSVVPSPNIKSFQPCPPWLSLTLLGSRLLLFPPPFGVSWAPGACLSVGWFLVSFHHSSSMFAEWKFRGEAAPAPALTGRLSFERGTLSTLQCPSSDFWHSGFILETQRLGSVSPTHVHFPWLHS; this is encoded by the exons ATGTCCTCGACCCGCGACAACAGCGGTCACTTCCCCTTGCACCTCCTGGTCTGGAACAACGACTACCGGCAGCTGGAGAAGGAGCTGCGGGGCCAg AATGTGGAGGCTCTGGATCCACGAGGTCGAACCTTACTGCACCTTGCTGTTTCTCTGGGACATTTGGAATCTGCTAGAGTCTTGCTCCGACATAAAGCAGATGTTACAAAAGAAAATCGTGAGGGATGGACAG TTTTACATGAGGCTGTGAGCACTGGTGACCCCGAGATGGTGTGCGCCGTTCTGCAGCACCGGGACTACCACAACACGTCCATGGCCCTGGAAGGGGTGCCTGAGCTGCTCCAGAAGATTCTCGAG GCTCCGGATTTCTATGTGCAGATGAAATGGGAATTCACCAGCTGGG TGCCCTTGGTTTCCAGAATATGCCCGAATGATGTCTGTCGCATTTGGAAAAGTGGTGCCAAACTGCGTGTGGATATCACGTTGCTGGGATTTGAGAACATGAGCTGGATAAGAGGGAGGCGCAGTTTTATATTTAAGGGAGAAG ACAACCGGGCGGAGCTGATGGAAGTCAACCATGATGACAGGGTGGTCACCACCGAGCACTTTGACCTGTCCCAAGAAATGGAGCGCCTCACCCTGGACTTGATGAAGCCAAAAAGTAGGGAAGTTGAGAGACGGCTCACGAGCCCAGTCATTAACACCAGCCTCGATACTAAAAATATTGCTTTTGAAAG AACTAAATCCGGATTCTGGGGCTGGAGGACAGATAAAGCAGAAGTTGTTAATGGTTACGAAGCAAAG GTTTACACAGTAAACAATGTGAGTGTGATAACCAAAATCCGGACGGAACACCTGAccgaggaagaaaaaaagagatacaaag CGGACAGGAACCCCCTGGAGTCTTTGCTGGGAACCGTGGAACACCAGTTTGGTGCTCAAGGG GACCTCACCACAGAGTGTGCCACCGCCAACAACCCCACGGCCATCACGCCGGATGAATACTTTAATGAAGAGTTTGATCTGAAAGACCGGGACATCGGAAGGCCAAAGGAGCTCACGATAAGAACGCAAAA GTTTAAAGCGATGCTGTGGATGTGCGAGGACTTTCCGTTGTCCCTCGTGGAGCAGGTCGTCCCCATCATTGACCTCATGGCCCGAACCAGCGCTCACTTTGCGCGGCTCAGAGATTTCATCAAGCTCGAGTTCCCACCTGGATTTCCTGTCAAGATAG aaattcctttgtttcatgtCTTAAATGCACGGATTACATTTGGAAACGTTAATGGCTGTAGCACTGCTGAAGAAACTGGATCTCAGAATGTGGAGGGGACCCAGGTGGATTCAG CTTCCCAGGTCACAAACTTTGAGGTTGATCAGTCTGTTTTTGAAATCCCGGAATCTTATCACGTTCAAGACAATGGCAGAAATGTGCATTTACAAGACGAAGATTACGAGATAATGCAGTTTGCCATCCAGCAGAGTTTACTGGAGTCCAGCAGGAGCCAG GTGAGTCTTTCCCCAGGTCTCCTCGCCCAACATCAGTCCTTCCATCCCGACAGTGTGGTCCCCTCGCCCAACATCAAgtccttccagccctgccccccGTGGCTCTCCTTGACACTGCTGGGGTCCAGACTGCTTCTGTTTCCACCACCTTTTGGCGTGTCCTGGGCTCCTGGAGCCTGTCTGTCTGTTGGTTGGTTTCTCGTTTCCTTCCATCATTCGTCCAGCATGTTTGCAGAGTGGAAATTCCGTGGTGAAGCAGCCCCAGCCCCCGCACTCACAGGTCGGCTAAGCTTTGAGAGGGGCACCCTCTCAACGCTCCAGTGTCCAAGCTCAGATTTTTGGCATTCTGGTTTTATTCTGGAGACTCAGAGACTGGGCAGTGTGAGCCCTACCCACGTCCATTTCCCATGGCTCCACTCTTAG